Proteins encoded in a region of the Acidobacteriota bacterium genome:
- a CDS encoding amino acid decarboxylase produces MTPGPPPFGDMPPDDFRRHAHTLVEWAAGYFEQIETHAVLAQVSPGDVRKALPDHAPEQPEPFEQVIADLDRIILPAATHWNHPGFFAYFAITGSAPGVLMDLVSSALNQQAMLWRTSPAATELEEVTLRWLARLMHLPDQVEGVIYDTASISTLHALAAAREVAVPDVRTKGLAGRNLPRMRIYASEHAHSSVDKAVIALGLGHESLRRIPADDKFSMRIDALEAAIAEDRAGGITPIAIVATIGTTSSTSVDDVAAAAAIAKREGAWLHVDAAYAGVMAMVPEFAWMRAGLDQADSIVVNPHKWLFTPFDLSVLFTPRMDVIRQAFSLTPEYLKTPETGAVKNLMDTGIQLGRRFRALKLWAILRYFGAEGVRARLREHCRLAQVFAAWVDADPDFERVAPVPFSVVCFRCAPQGYAGNLDGLNHALIERVNKTGEVFLSHTSLNGQIVIRLAVGNLRTEERHLRRAWDLLREALDALR; encoded by the coding sequence ATGACGCCCGGACCGCCGCCGTTCGGCGACATGCCGCCGGACGACTTCCGGCGTCACGCCCACACGCTCGTGGAATGGGCGGCCGGTTACTTCGAACAAATCGAAACACACGCGGTCCTGGCGCAGGTCTCGCCAGGCGATGTGCGGAAGGCCCTGCCCGACCACGCGCCGGAGCAACCTGAGCCGTTCGAGCAGGTCATCGCGGACCTCGACCGCATCATCCTGCCGGCAGCCACGCACTGGAACCACCCGGGGTTCTTCGCTTACTTCGCCATCACCGGCAGTGCGCCGGGCGTGCTGATGGACCTGGTATCGTCGGCCCTCAACCAGCAGGCGATGCTGTGGCGCACGTCACCGGCCGCCACTGAACTCGAAGAGGTCACGCTGCGGTGGCTGGCGCGGCTGATGCACCTGCCCGATCAAGTGGAAGGCGTGATCTACGACACGGCCTCCATCTCCACCCTGCACGCGCTGGCCGCGGCGCGTGAAGTGGCCGTGCCCGATGTGCGAACGAAGGGACTGGCAGGCCGCAACCTGCCGCGTATGCGCATCTACGCGTCCGAACACGCGCATTCGTCTGTGGACAAAGCCGTCATCGCTCTCGGCCTGGGTCACGAATCGCTCCGGCGCATTCCGGCTGACGACAAGTTCAGCATGCGCATCGACGCGCTCGAAGCGGCGATTGCTGAAGACCGCGCCGGCGGGATCACGCCGATTGCGATCGTCGCCACCATCGGCACCACATCAAGCACCTCGGTGGATGACGTGGCGGCCGCAGCCGCCATTGCGAAGCGCGAAGGCGCGTGGCTGCACGTGGACGCGGCGTATGCGGGTGTGATGGCCATGGTTCCGGAATTTGCGTGGATGCGCGCGGGCCTGGACCAGGCCGACTCCATCGTCGTGAACCCCCACAAGTGGTTGTTCACGCCGTTTGACCTCAGCGTGCTGTTCACGCCGCGGATGGATGTGATCCGCCAGGCGTTTTCGTTGACGCCCGAATACCTCAAGACGCCGGAAACCGGCGCGGTGAAGAACCTGATGGACACCGGCATCCAGCTGGGACGCAGGTTCCGGGCGCTGAAGTTGTGGGCCATCCTGCGGTACTTCGGCGCCGAGGGGGTGCGCGCGCGCCTGCGCGAGCACTGCCGGCTCGCGCAGGTGTTCGCCGCGTGGGTCGATGCCGATCCGGACTTCGAACGCGTGGCGCCGGTGCCCTTCTCGGTCGTGTGTTTCCGGTGTGCGCCGCAGGGCTACGCCGGGAATCTTGACGGGCTCAACCATGCGCTGATCGAGCGCGTCAACAAGACTGGCGAAGTCTTCCTTTCGCACACGTCATTGAACGGACAGATCGTGATTCGCCTGGCCGTCGGAAACCTGCGCACCGAGGAACGTCACCTCCGCCGCGCGTGGGACCTGCTCCGCGAAGCGCTTGACGCACTGCGCTAA
- a CDS encoding glutathione peroxidase encodes MPGLYDIAVTRIDGTTTSMSEYRGKTLIVVNVASECGYTPQYDGLESLYREFKDQGLVVLGFPCDEFGGQEPSSNEQIRDFCTATFDVTFPLFAKIGIKGANGHPLFKWLASQKAGILGIGAIKWNFTKFLVDAGGNVVKRYGSVDTPAQIRKDVVKLLVTDETAAHTPR; translated from the coding sequence GTGCCCGGTCTGTACGACATTGCGGTGACGCGAATCGACGGCACGACCACCTCGATGTCCGAGTACCGGGGCAAGACTCTGATTGTGGTGAACGTGGCGAGTGAGTGCGGCTATACACCGCAGTACGACGGCCTGGAATCCCTGTATCGCGAGTTCAAGGACCAGGGCCTGGTGGTGCTCGGGTTTCCCTGTGATGAATTCGGCGGGCAGGAACCCAGCAGCAACGAGCAAATCCGGGATTTCTGCACGGCGACGTTTGATGTGACATTCCCGTTGTTCGCGAAGATCGGCATCAAGGGTGCCAACGGGCATCCGTTGTTCAAGTGGCTGGCTTCGCAGAAGGCCGGCATCCTCGGCATCGGCGCCATCAAGTGGAACTTCACCAAGTTCCTGGTGGACGCCGGCGGCAATGTGGTGAAGCGGTACGGATCGGTGGATACGCCCGCGCAGATCCGCAAAGACGTGGTGAAGCTGCTCGTGACCGATGAGACTGCTGCTCATACACCACGCTGA
- a CDS encoding M20/M25/M40 family metallo-hydrolase has translation MTLRLLLVLAMTFALPQSGTLTSEERALATFVDADNDRALALLERVVNINSGTMNFAGVRAVGAAFRSEFDALGFKTEWVDGTPFGRAGHLVADHPGPGPRMLLIGHLDTVFEADSPFQKFERVSAIAAKGPGITDMKGGNVVMLQALKALQSVGLLKSMNIVVVMTGDEESAGRPLATSRAALVKAAQGADVAIGFEDGDGNPATAVIARRGTTNWELRVKGKPAHSSQIFNAENGYGAVFEAARILNAFREKLAGQPHLTFNPGVVLGGTAVEFDGPTSKGTGFGKGNVIAEHTVVAGDLRALSLEQFAAAKKAMQDIVAQSLPQTSATLTFDDGYPPLAPTPGNERLLTLYNRASLDVGAGQVVAVDPDKAGAADVSFIAGQARMILDGVGLMGTGGHTVNETADLRTLPSMTKRMAVLLARLQRDGAK, from the coding sequence ATGACCCTTCGACTGCTTCTGGTGCTCGCCATGACTTTCGCGCTGCCGCAATCGGGCACACTCACATCTGAAGAGCGCGCCCTGGCCACGTTCGTCGATGCCGACAACGATCGGGCGCTCGCGTTGCTCGAGCGCGTGGTGAACATCAATAGCGGCACGATGAACTTTGCAGGCGTGCGCGCGGTTGGTGCCGCGTTCCGTTCAGAGTTCGACGCCCTCGGCTTCAAGACGGAGTGGGTGGACGGCACGCCGTTCGGCCGCGCGGGTCATCTGGTGGCGGACCATCCTGGCCCGGGGCCACGCATGCTGCTGATCGGCCATCTCGACACGGTGTTCGAGGCCGACAGTCCCTTTCAGAAGTTTGAACGCGTCAGCGCCATTGCCGCCAAAGGGCCTGGCATCACCGACATGAAGGGCGGCAACGTCGTCATGCTCCAGGCGCTGAAAGCGCTGCAGTCGGTGGGCCTGCTGAAGTCCATGAACATCGTGGTCGTGATGACCGGCGATGAGGAATCTGCGGGACGGCCGCTCGCCACGTCGCGCGCGGCGCTGGTCAAGGCGGCGCAGGGGGCAGACGTGGCGATCGGGTTTGAGGATGGCGACGGAAATCCGGCCACGGCGGTCATCGCTCGGCGGGGCACGACGAATTGGGAGTTGCGGGTGAAAGGGAAGCCCGCGCATTCGTCGCAGATCTTTAATGCGGAGAATGGTTACGGCGCCGTGTTCGAGGCCGCGCGTATTCTGAACGCGTTTCGCGAGAAGCTGGCCGGGCAGCCCCACCTGACGTTTAACCCTGGCGTGGTGCTCGGCGGCACAGCGGTGGAGTTCGACGGGCCGACGTCGAAAGGCACGGGCTTCGGCAAGGGCAACGTGATTGCCGAGCACACCGTGGTGGCGGGCGATTTGCGGGCGTTGTCGCTGGAGCAATTCGCCGCGGCGAAGAAGGCGATGCAGGACATCGTGGCGCAATCGTTGCCGCAAACGAGCGCCACGCTGACATTTGATGATGGCTACCCGCCGCTGGCCCCGACACCGGGCAATGAACGTCTGCTGACGCTGTACAACCGCGCGAGCCTTGACGTGGGCGCGGGCCAGGTGGTGGCGGTTGATCCCGACAAGGCCGGCGCGGCCGACGTCTCCTTTATCGCCGGACAGGCCCGCATGATTCTCGACGGCGTCGGGTTGATGGGGACTGGCGGGCACACCGTGAACGAAACGGCCGACCTGCGCACCCTCCCGTCGATGACCAAACGTATGGCAGTGCTGCTGGCACGGTTGCAGCGCGACGGGGCGAAGTAG
- a CDS encoding PH domain-containing protein has protein sequence MPSDSANQRFHPLTVLFALGGELRNFLLPAVFATMTASRGNSVERFLLVFLVPGAIAAVARYLSSTYRYDATELVVRTGIIFRNERHIPYARIQSVDAVQNVLHRWFGVVDVKVQTGTGGEAEATLSVLPFAALDEMRQRVFEGRPSESGIAAIQPGEGVEAAPMAPVREARTLLQLPPRELALAGLLDNRGWVVIGAAWGLLFESGIWDRFEGWDSTAWPMYASVLVGLFVIAPVLSMVWAMVRLHGFSLARRGGDLLIEYGALTRVTATIPLRRVQAIKIFRGPGHLWAGRASVRVETAGGSPSGRSATEREWVAPIIKMTDVPAFVAEVLPEADLSALDWQPVDPRGFRRRRNVALIWAAVVGGATSPWLGGLWAAGVGVLLAVWWVISARLYVRSLGWARTDRVMAFRSGWIRRAVTVVPLDKIQVVDLEESPFDRRWAMACLRVDTAGAGAHRIDIPYLSRPIAEGARVALAREAAGTTFRW, from the coding sequence ATGCCGTCTGACAGTGCCAATCAGCGGTTTCACCCGCTGACGGTGCTGTTCGCACTCGGGGGGGAGCTGCGCAATTTCCTGCTGCCAGCAGTGTTTGCCACGATGACCGCCAGCCGTGGCAACAGCGTGGAGCGATTCCTGCTCGTGTTTCTGGTGCCCGGCGCCATTGCGGCTGTGGCGAGATACCTGTCTTCCACGTATCGCTATGACGCCACGGAATTGGTAGTACGCACAGGCATCATTTTCAGGAACGAGCGTCACATTCCATACGCGCGCATCCAGAGTGTGGACGCGGTGCAGAACGTGCTGCACCGGTGGTTCGGCGTCGTGGACGTCAAGGTGCAGACCGGCACCGGTGGTGAAGCCGAGGCGACGCTGAGTGTGCTGCCGTTTGCCGCGCTTGATGAAATGCGGCAACGGGTGTTTGAGGGCCGGCCATCCGAGTCTGGAATAGCGGCCATCCAACCGGGCGAAGGGGTCGAGGCCGCGCCGATGGCGCCCGTGCGCGAGGCACGGACGCTGCTGCAATTGCCGCCGCGCGAACTGGCGCTTGCCGGCCTGCTGGATAACCGAGGGTGGGTGGTGATTGGCGCCGCGTGGGGCCTCCTCTTCGAGTCGGGGATCTGGGACCGCTTCGAGGGCTGGGATTCCACGGCGTGGCCGATGTATGCCTCCGTACTGGTCGGCTTGTTTGTGATCGCACCCGTCCTCTCGATGGTGTGGGCCATGGTGCGCCTGCACGGGTTTTCGCTGGCCCGGCGCGGTGGCGACCTTCTCATTGAGTACGGCGCGCTGACGCGCGTGACAGCCACAATCCCCCTGCGTCGTGTGCAGGCGATCAAGATCTTCCGAGGGCCCGGCCACCTCTGGGCGGGACGCGCATCGGTCAGGGTGGAGACGGCCGGCGGAAGTCCCTCTGGCCGATCCGCCACCGAGCGCGAATGGGTCGCGCCGATCATCAAAATGACCGACGTGCCGGCATTTGTGGCCGAAGTGCTGCCCGAGGCCGACCTGTCGGCGCTCGACTGGCAGCCGGTGGACCCTCGCGGATTCCGCCGGCGCCGCAACGTCGCGCTGATTTGGGCCGCTGTGGTGGGTGGCGCGACCTCGCCATGGCTGGGTGGTCTCTGGGCGGCAGGCGTCGGCGTCCTGCTGGCCGTGTGGTGGGTGATTTCGGCTCGGCTCTACGTCAGGAGCCTGGGCTGGGCGCGCACCGACCGCGTGATGGCCTTCAGGAGCGGCTGGATTCGCCGGGCCGTGACGGTGGTGCCGCTCGACAAGATCCAGGTGGTGGATCTCGAAGAGTCGCCATTCGACCGGCGCTGGGCGATGGCCTGCCTTCGCGTCGATACCGCAGGTGCCGGCGCGCACCGCATCGACATTCCGTACCTCTCCCGCCCCATTGCCGAAGGCGCGCGCGTGGCACTGGCGCGCGAGGCTGCTGGTACGACGTTCCGGTGGTGA
- a CDS encoding PH domain-containing protein: MLPDGFHRLDPRFVHVQQITGLITAGILSAIALLALGSLGLAIGASWLIAGLAAGAWLVGSGLLTWWLWAWPRRAYAHASYRLDAEGLEIRRGVIWRRVVNVPQTRVQHTDVSQGPIERSHGLSTLIVHTAGTEHAQVALPGLSREDALALRDQLLPRDGRDAV; the protein is encoded by the coding sequence ATGCTCCCTGATGGCTTCCATCGCCTCGATCCCCGATTTGTGCACGTACAGCAGATTACCGGGTTGATCACCGCCGGAATCCTCTCGGCGATTGCACTGCTGGCGCTCGGGTCGCTGGGATTGGCGATTGGCGCGTCGTGGCTGATAGCCGGGCTTGCTGCAGGCGCGTGGCTTGTCGGTTCCGGGTTGCTGACCTGGTGGCTTTGGGCCTGGCCCCGCCGCGCGTACGCCCATGCGTCATACCGGCTGGATGCTGAAGGCCTGGAGATTCGGCGCGGCGTGATCTGGCGCCGGGTTGTCAACGTTCCGCAGACGCGCGTGCAGCACACCGACGTGTCGCAGGGGCCCATTGAACGCAGTCACGGCCTCAGCACGCTCATCGTCCACACCGCGGGCACCGAACATGCCCAGGTCGCGCTGCCGGGATTGAGCCGGGAGGATGCGCTGGCGCTGCGCGATCAATTGCTGCCGCGCGATGGACGCGATGCCGTCTGA
- the nifJ gene encoding pyruvate:ferredoxin (flavodoxin) oxidoreductase has protein sequence MARRWITVDGNEAAASVAHRSNEVIAIYPITPSSTMGELADEWSSKGRTNIWGQVPSVMEMQSEGGAAGAVHGALQAGALATTFTASQGLLLMIPNLYKIVGELTPFAMHVTARTIATHALSIFGDHSDVMACRQTGMAMLASNTVQEAHDFACIAQAATLSSRIPFMHFFDGFRTSHEVARIEELTDDDLRVMLPDALIEAHRRRALSPDHPVLRGTAQNPDVFFQAREAANSFHTDCPALVQNAMDQFAALTGRQYRLFDYVGHPAAERVIVIMGSGAETVETVTSALIESGERVGVLKVRLYRPFSVDAFMAALPSTVTSIAVMDRTKEPGAIGDPLFLDVVAALNEHGQLHPKVIGGRYGLASKEFTPAMAKAIFDELNTPRPKSHFTIGINDDVTHLSLKVDPEFSVDAPGVVQAVFFGLGADGTVGANKNSIKIIGEDTPNFAQGFFVYDSKKSGAVTISHLRFGPNPIRAPYLIRQASFVACHQFDFLDKYDVVGYAERGAVLLLNAPYDKDEVWDHLSAEVQQAVISKGLRLYAIDGYTVAREAGMGNRINTIMQVCFFAISGVLPREEAIEHIKSAIRKTYGKRGESVVLANFAAVDAALAHLHQVPVPVAVTSTRHPAPMVSPAAPDFVQRVTAMMLSNQGDLLPVSAFPVDGTWPVGTAKWEKRSIATEIPVWDQALCIQCNKCTLVCPHAAIRAKVASPGALAGRPETFKSVPYKGAEYAGLDYIIQVAPEDCTGCSLCVMVCPAKDKANPKHKALDLHPQRPLREPERVNYEFFLGLPEVDRHTVKSDIKSTQFLEPLFEYSGACAGCGETPYLKLLTQLFGDHLLMANATGCSSIYGGNLPTTPYTTNLAGRGPSWSNSLFEDNAEFGLGMRLAVESQAAEAVRLLADLRDEGLIAADLANTILDANQATDAGLDEQRARVATLKGRLRELQTGGTGGTGGAARRLLVLADALTKKSVWIVGGDGWAYDIGYGGLDHVLSTGKNVNILVLDTEVYSNTGGQQSKATPMGASAKFAASGKATNKKDLALMAMAYGSVYVAKVAFGAKDAQTVKAFQEAESYPGPSLIIAYSTCIAHGYDLAHGLDQQKLAVETGYWPLFRFDPRRQIDGHPAMQLESGAPRGDIGKYMRNESRFRVVEQLYPERFKELLAGAQAHAHERYALYEQLAGKKETQS, from the coding sequence ATGGCTCGCCGGTGGATCACAGTCGACGGCAACGAAGCAGCCGCCTCAGTCGCGCATCGTTCAAATGAAGTAATCGCGATCTATCCGATTACGCCTTCGTCCACCATGGGCGAACTGGCGGACGAATGGTCCTCCAAGGGCCGCACCAACATCTGGGGTCAGGTGCCCAGCGTGATGGAGATGCAGTCGGAAGGTGGCGCAGCCGGCGCGGTCCATGGCGCCCTGCAAGCCGGCGCACTCGCAACCACGTTCACCGCCAGCCAGGGCCTGCTGCTGATGATCCCCAATCTGTACAAGATTGTCGGGGAACTCACCCCATTCGCGATGCACGTGACGGCACGCACGATTGCCACTCACGCACTCTCAATCTTCGGAGACCACTCGGATGTGATGGCCTGCCGCCAAACGGGCATGGCCATGCTCGCCTCGAACACGGTGCAGGAAGCCCATGACTTCGCATGTATCGCGCAGGCGGCCACGCTGTCCTCGCGCATCCCGTTCATGCACTTTTTCGACGGCTTCCGCACGTCGCATGAAGTGGCGCGCATCGAGGAACTCACAGACGACGACCTGCGCGTGATGTTGCCCGACGCGCTCATCGAGGCCCACCGCCGCCGCGCGTTGTCACCCGACCATCCGGTGCTGCGTGGCACGGCGCAGAACCCCGACGTATTCTTCCAGGCGCGCGAAGCCGCCAACAGTTTTCACACCGACTGCCCGGCGTTAGTGCAGAACGCAATGGATCAGTTCGCTGCACTGACCGGCCGGCAATACCGGCTCTTCGATTACGTGGGCCACCCCGCTGCCGAGCGCGTGATCGTGATCATGGGATCGGGCGCCGAAACCGTAGAAACCGTCACGTCCGCGCTGATTGAATCCGGCGAGCGGGTGGGCGTCCTCAAGGTCCGCCTGTACCGGCCGTTCTCAGTGGACGCGTTCATGGCGGCGTTGCCGTCCACGGTCACGTCAATCGCCGTCATGGATCGCACGAAGGAACCGGGCGCCATCGGCGACCCCCTCTTCCTCGACGTCGTCGCCGCGCTGAATGAACACGGCCAGCTCCATCCGAAAGTGATCGGCGGCAGGTACGGATTGGCCTCGAAGGAATTCACGCCGGCGATGGCCAAGGCCATCTTCGACGAGCTCAACACCCCTCGCCCGAAGTCACACTTTACGATTGGGATTAACGACGATGTGACGCATTTGTCGCTGAAGGTGGACCCCGAGTTCTCGGTGGATGCGCCTGGCGTGGTGCAGGCGGTGTTCTTCGGACTCGGCGCCGACGGCACGGTCGGAGCCAACAAGAACTCGATCAAGATCATCGGCGAAGACACGCCGAACTTCGCGCAGGGCTTTTTTGTCTACGATTCGAAGAAGTCCGGCGCCGTCACCATTTCGCACCTCCGCTTCGGGCCGAACCCCATTCGTGCGCCGTATCTCATTCGGCAAGCCAGTTTCGTGGCGTGCCACCAGTTCGACTTCCTCGACAAATACGATGTCGTCGGATACGCCGAACGAGGGGCTGTGCTCCTGCTCAACGCGCCGTACGACAAGGACGAGGTCTGGGACCATCTGTCCGCAGAGGTGCAGCAAGCCGTGATCAGCAAGGGCCTGCGCCTGTATGCCATCGACGGCTACACCGTGGCACGTGAGGCCGGCATGGGCAACCGCATCAACACGATCATGCAGGTGTGTTTCTTTGCCATCTCCGGCGTGTTGCCCCGCGAAGAGGCGATCGAACACATCAAGAGCGCCATCCGGAAGACCTATGGCAAGCGGGGCGAGTCGGTCGTACTGGCCAACTTCGCCGCGGTGGACGCCGCACTGGCGCATCTGCATCAGGTGCCGGTGCCCGTCGCGGTGACGTCCACGCGGCATCCTGCGCCGATGGTGTCGCCTGCGGCGCCTGATTTTGTGCAGCGCGTGACGGCCATGATGCTGTCCAACCAGGGCGATCTGCTGCCGGTCAGTGCGTTCCCGGTGGACGGCACCTGGCCAGTCGGGACAGCGAAGTGGGAAAAACGTTCCATCGCCACTGAGATTCCGGTGTGGGATCAGGCACTGTGCATCCAGTGCAACAAGTGCACCCTCGTGTGTCCGCATGCCGCGATTCGCGCGAAGGTGGCGTCACCCGGCGCGCTGGCCGGCCGGCCTGAGACCTTCAAGTCCGTCCCGTACAAGGGCGCCGAATACGCCGGGTTGGACTACATCATTCAGGTGGCGCCGGAAGACTGCACGGGATGTTCGTTGTGCGTCATGGTGTGCCCGGCAAAAGACAAGGCCAACCCCAAGCACAAGGCTCTGGACCTGCATCCCCAGCGGCCGTTGCGGGAGCCCGAGCGCGTGAACTACGAGTTTTTCCTGGGCTTGCCCGAAGTGGACCGTCACACCGTCAAGAGCGACATCAAGAGCACGCAGTTCCTGGAACCGTTGTTTGAGTACTCCGGGGCCTGCGCGGGCTGCGGCGAAACGCCGTACCTGAAGCTGTTGACGCAGCTGTTTGGCGATCACTTGCTCATGGCGAATGCCACAGGGTGTTCGTCCATCTATGGCGGCAACCTGCCGACCACGCCCTACACCACAAATCTCGCCGGTCGTGGTCCGAGCTGGTCGAATTCCCTGTTTGAAGACAATGCCGAATTCGGTCTGGGGATGCGGCTCGCTGTGGAGTCCCAGGCGGCTGAAGCCGTGCGGTTGCTGGCGGACCTGCGGGACGAGGGACTCATCGCGGCCGACCTGGCCAACACCATCCTCGACGCCAATCAGGCGACCGACGCCGGCCTTGACGAGCAACGTGCGCGCGTGGCCACGCTCAAGGGACGACTAAGAGAATTGCAAACTGGCGGAACTGGCGGAACTGGCGGAGCTGCGAGGCGGTTGCTGGTCCTTGCCGATGCGTTGACGAAGAAGAGTGTCTGGATCGTGGGCGGTGACGGCTGGGCCTATGACATCGGCTATGGCGGCCTCGACCACGTGTTGTCTACCGGCAAAAACGTCAACATCCTCGTGCTCGACACCGAGGTCTACTCCAACACCGGTGGCCAGCAATCGAAGGCGACGCCGATGGGCGCATCGGCCAAGTTCGCCGCCTCAGGCAAAGCGACGAACAAGAAGGACCTGGCGCTGATGGCGATGGCCTATGGGTCTGTGTACGTGGCAAAGGTCGCGTTCGGCGCGAAAGACGCGCAGACGGTGAAGGCGTTCCAGGAAGCCGAGAGTTACCCCGGACCGTCGCTCATCATCGCCTACAGCACGTGTATTGCGCATGGCTACGACCTGGCGCACGGCCTCGACCAGCAGAAGCTGGCCGTGGAGACGGGCTACTGGCCGCTGTTCCGCTTCGATCCACGCCGGCAGATCGACGGGCATCCGGCCATGCAGTTGGAATCGGGAGCCCCACGCGGAGACATCGGCAAGTACATGCGTAACGAATCCCGGTTCCGGGTGGTGGAACAGCTGTACCCCGAGCGATTCAAGGAACTGCTGGCGGGCGCCCAGGCCCATGCCCATGAGCGGTACGCGCTGTACGAGCAGCTGGCCGGAAAGAAGGAGACACAGTCATGA